A part of Bacillus thuringiensis genomic DNA contains:
- the recN gene encoding DNA repair protein RecN translates to MLSELSIRNFAIIEALNISFQKGLTVLSGETGAGKSIIIDAISLLVGGRGSAEFVRYGTEKAEIEGLFYVEDDKHPCIEKAEELDIEIEDGMIILKRDIAANGKSVCRVNGKLVTLSILKEIGKTLVDIHGQHETQDLMNEERHMFMLDHFDGDRIVKQLGIYQNVYADYEKLKKQLKSLSENEQQMAHRLDLIQFQHEEISKADLKMDEEIELTEERLQISNFEKIYKALGDAYRSLSADGQGLDNVRSAMGQMESITHLDEVYQENHDSIANSYYLLEEVAYQLREKLDMMEYDPNRLDEIETRLNEIRMLKRKYGNTVEEILAYADKIEQEIFTIENKDVHIETTKKQLKELESVILKEATLLSNMRHDLAEHLTNAIHQELKELYMEKTKFEVRIMKREGNAEEPLVEGAPVRLTADGYDHVEFYISTNPGEPLKPLSKVASGGELSRIILALKSIFSKHQGVASVIFDEVDTGVSGRVAQAIAEKIYRVSVNSQVLCITHLPQVASMADSHLFIRKQVANDRTITSVTVLTMEDKVTEIARMISGVEITDLTTEHAKELLTQAHHFKQTAEAIQ, encoded by the coding sequence TTGTTATCGGAATTATCGATTAGAAACTTTGCTATTATTGAGGCATTAAATATTTCTTTTCAAAAAGGGTTAACGGTTTTAAGTGGTGAAACAGGGGCCGGAAAGTCGATTATTATCGATGCGATTAGTTTACTTGTAGGTGGCCGTGGTTCAGCGGAATTTGTTCGATACGGAACAGAAAAGGCTGAGATAGAGGGGCTATTTTATGTAGAAGATGATAAGCATCCGTGTATTGAAAAGGCAGAAGAGTTGGATATAGAAATAGAAGATGGCATGATTATTTTGAAGCGTGATATCGCTGCAAACGGAAAAAGTGTATGTCGTGTAAATGGGAAACTGGTTACCCTTAGTATATTAAAGGAAATTGGAAAAACACTTGTTGATATTCATGGGCAGCACGAAACACAAGATTTAATGAATGAAGAGCGTCATATGTTTATGCTTGATCATTTTGATGGAGATCGCATTGTTAAACAATTGGGTATATATCAAAATGTATACGCTGACTATGAGAAGTTAAAGAAACAGTTAAAATCGTTAAGTGAAAATGAACAACAAATGGCGCATCGCTTAGATTTAATTCAATTCCAGCATGAAGAAATCAGTAAAGCGGATTTAAAGATGGATGAAGAAATTGAATTAACTGAAGAACGATTACAAATTTCTAATTTCGAAAAAATTTACAAAGCATTAGGCGATGCATATCGCTCGTTAAGTGCTGACGGACAAGGGTTAGATAATGTACGAAGCGCAATGGGACAAATGGAGAGTATTACACATTTAGATGAAGTGTATCAAGAAAATCATGATTCAATTGCAAATAGCTACTACTTATTAGAAGAAGTTGCATATCAACTTAGAGAAAAGCTCGATATGATGGAATATGATCCGAATCGTTTAGATGAAATTGAAACGCGTTTAAATGAAATTCGTATGCTAAAGAGAAAATATGGAAATACTGTAGAAGAGATTTTAGCGTATGCTGATAAAATTGAACAAGAAATTTTTACAATTGAAAATAAAGACGTTCATATTGAAACGACGAAGAAGCAGTTGAAGGAGTTAGAAAGTGTTATTCTGAAAGAAGCAACTTTGTTAAGTAATATGCGTCATGACCTTGCGGAGCATCTTACAAATGCCATTCATCAGGAATTAAAAGAACTATATATGGAGAAAACAAAATTTGAAGTGAGAATCATGAAGCGAGAAGGAAATGCTGAAGAGCCTCTTGTGGAGGGAGCCCCGGTAAGACTTACGGCGGATGGCTACGATCATGTGGAATTTTATATTTCAACAAATCCAGGTGAGCCACTAAAACCACTTTCAAAGGTCGCTTCTGGCGGAGAGTTATCTCGTATTATTTTAGCTTTAAAAAGCATTTTTTCTAAGCATCAAGGTGTTGCATCTGTTATTTTTGATGAAGTGGATACGGGTGTAAGTGGTCGAGTTGCACAGGCTATTGCGGAAAAAATTTATCGAGTATCAGTAAACTCGCAAGTACTTTGTATTACGCACTTACCTCAAGTAGCTTCAATGGCGGATTCACATTTATTTATTCGAAAACAAGTAGCGAATGATCGGACGATTACATCAGTTACCGTTTTAACTATGGAGGATAAAGTAACGGAAATAGCTCGAATGATTTCTGGTGTGGAAATTACAGATTTAACGACAGAACATGCGAAAGAATTACTTACGCAAGCGCATCATTTTAAACAGACAGCAGAGGCTATCCAGTAA